From Pseudarthrobacter equi, a single genomic window includes:
- a CDS encoding sialidase family protein, producing the protein MTSYLLPSNPSPGPAALPVAVPAAEHVLAVRGRGGYRQYRIPALAITPRGTVLAAYDGRPNLDDLPSPIDLLVRRSTDNGQTWSGQEVVRSGIGLEGFGDPSLLVDAETGRIFLFHAAGTRAGFFESATGMAPDDPTIQHTDLSWSDDDGVTWQHRRLTAELKGSSPAGRDVTGIFAAAGQGIQIHAGPFTGRLVQQFVLLCGGEIMAASAYSDDHGERWTLGEFISAGTHGAAPNENKVVALDDGRLLLHSRATPRRLAATSTDGGHSWSPLAPVEDLPDPSDNGSLARFDGLPSVMDYAGPATDQWLLATNNRDTALRRNTVLSLSPDNGSTWPAGLVLCPGSSAYSTATRLPDGNIGVLYERQGYREIVFASIPAAQLTDQLATQPHPQPSTPGPAAGLTFHMELRSITPGLPEVWLNAGEFHVMADDGGDWGAASKEIGQGYSAGQAQVLGTREAQDLNYGPIIPGYKEGDILAFTGRARNDGGATVTGVRLAGPGAAAFPARDLLPGEAALYFTPSYTLTAEDVKQEAVDITFAVEGITGNTAWRLQKLFRFTMATGDVSVEDAPPVSSPR; encoded by the coding sequence GTGACGTCCTATCTCCTTCCCTCAAACCCTTCGCCAGGGCCTGCTGCCTTACCGGTGGCTGTACCTGCGGCTGAGCACGTCCTCGCCGTCCGGGGCCGCGGGGGCTACCGCCAGTACCGGATCCCGGCGCTCGCCATCACCCCACGGGGCACAGTCCTCGCCGCCTACGACGGCAGGCCGAACCTCGATGACCTGCCAAGCCCCATCGACCTCCTGGTCCGGCGCAGCACGGACAACGGGCAGACCTGGAGCGGCCAGGAGGTGGTGCGGAGCGGCATTGGCCTGGAGGGTTTCGGTGATCCGAGCCTGTTGGTGGACGCCGAAACTGGCCGCATCTTTCTCTTCCATGCGGCCGGAACGCGCGCGGGCTTCTTCGAATCAGCCACCGGAATGGCGCCGGACGACCCCACCATCCAGCACACCGACCTCAGCTGGTCCGACGACGACGGCGTCACCTGGCAGCACCGGCGCCTCACCGCGGAACTGAAGGGCAGCTCCCCCGCCGGCAGGGACGTCACCGGCATCTTTGCCGCCGCCGGACAGGGCATCCAGATCCATGCTGGCCCCTTCACGGGCCGGCTGGTGCAGCAGTTCGTGCTCCTGTGCGGAGGCGAAATCATGGCCGCCTCCGCCTACAGCGACGACCACGGCGAGCGCTGGACACTGGGGGAATTCATCAGTGCCGGAACCCATGGCGCGGCGCCCAACGAGAACAAGGTGGTTGCCTTGGACGACGGCCGGCTGCTGCTCCACAGCCGGGCAACGCCCCGGCGCCTGGCCGCCACCTCCACGGACGGCGGCCACAGCTGGAGCCCGCTGGCACCCGTCGAGGACCTCCCGGATCCCAGCGACAACGGCTCACTGGCCCGCTTCGACGGGCTGCCGTCCGTCATGGATTACGCCGGCCCGGCAACGGACCAATGGCTGCTGGCCACCAACAACCGGGACACCGCGCTGCGCCGCAACACCGTCCTGAGCCTCTCGCCGGACAACGGCAGCACCTGGCCTGCCGGGCTGGTGCTCTGCCCGGGAAGCTCGGCGTACTCCACGGCCACCCGGTTGCCGGACGGCAACATCGGCGTCCTGTACGAACGCCAGGGCTACCGCGAAATCGTCTTCGCCTCCATTCCGGCCGCGCAGCTGACGGACCAGCTGGCAACGCAGCCGCACCCTCAGCCGTCCACCCCTGGGCCTGCAGCCGGGCTCACCTTCCACATGGAACTCCGGTCCATCACGCCGGGCCTCCCGGAGGTATGGCTGAACGCCGGGGAATTCCACGTCATGGCGGACGACGGCGGCGACTGGGGTGCGGCGTCCAAGGAGATCGGCCAGGGTTACTCCGCCGGGCAGGCCCAGGTGCTGGGCACGCGCGAGGCACAGGACCTCAACTACGGCCCCATCATCCCCGGCTACAAGGAAGGCGACATCCTCGCCTTCACGGGCAGGGCACGGAACGACGGCGGCGCAACAGTCACAGGGGTCAGGCTCGCCGGGCCTGGGGCCGCGGCTTTCCCGGCCCGGGACCTCCTGCCGGGCGAAGCGGCACTGTACTTCACGCCGTCGTACACCCTGACGGCGGAGGACGTGAAGCAGGAAGCCGTGGACATCACCTTCGCCGTGGAAGGAATCACCGGGAACACGGCATGGCGGCTGCAGAAACTCTTCCGGTTCACCATGGCCACCGGCGATGTCAGCGTGGAAGACGCGCCTCCGGTCAGCTCCCCTCGATAA
- a CDS encoding sporulation-delaying protein SdpB family protein: MHLTYFGLQPSGQPPALWSPIVGLVRSLLAFASFLTLLTTPSTSLFQPLWGLGMQPVCVGVNSLNWFCLFGTEPWSKLLACAVLVIVMSGYVPQVTAFLHYWISFSLFNGIAVPDGGDQITAVLTLLLIPLCITDPRLNHWSPAKEVPDRSKWRRGWALAAVLGIKVQMSVLYLQSCIEKTSQTEWATGNNLYYTASGVFGFSDPVRDLLGPLLENAFGVSLLTWSVLVLEFALAITLLTPPQWRPYLFLLAALFHAGIAIFMGLWSFAIAMVAADLLLTLPLTANAFAPGVALRPFLNRQQAQGHTEQVSVGSP; this comes from the coding sequence GTGCATCTGACGTACTTTGGGCTTCAACCGTCTGGGCAACCTCCGGCGTTATGGTCGCCGATCGTTGGATTAGTGCGTTCCCTGCTGGCCTTTGCGAGTTTTCTGACGCTGCTCACTACTCCCTCTACGAGCCTTTTCCAGCCCTTGTGGGGGCTGGGCATGCAGCCTGTCTGTGTGGGCGTCAACTCGCTTAACTGGTTTTGCCTCTTCGGAACAGAACCGTGGTCGAAGCTACTGGCGTGCGCGGTGCTGGTTATCGTTATGTCCGGTTATGTTCCACAGGTCACTGCCTTTCTCCACTACTGGATCTCCTTTTCGCTTTTCAATGGGATTGCAGTCCCTGACGGTGGAGACCAGATCACCGCTGTGCTGACTCTTCTCCTGATCCCTCTTTGCATCACCGACCCTCGGCTGAACCATTGGAGCCCTGCCAAGGAAGTCCCGGACCGTTCCAAGTGGCGGAGGGGGTGGGCTTTGGCCGCGGTGCTGGGCATCAAAGTCCAGATGTCGGTTCTCTACCTTCAATCCTGTATTGAGAAGACGAGTCAGACCGAGTGGGCGACCGGCAACAACCTCTACTACACCGCATCTGGTGTGTTCGGCTTTTCGGACCCCGTAAGAGACCTCCTCGGACCTCTACTTGAAAACGCCTTCGGCGTCAGCCTCTTGACGTGGTCAGTGCTAGTGCTCGAATTCGCCCTCGCCATAACCCTTCTGACCCCACCTCAATGGCGGCCGTACCTGTTCCTACTCGCGGCACTGTTCCATGCAGGTATAGCAATCTTCATGGGGTTATGGAGTTTCGCGATCGCAATGGTAGCGGCCGACCTGCTTCTGACTCTTCCACTCACAGCCAACGCCTTCGCCCCCGGAGTCGCCCTACGTCCGTTCCTAAATCGTCAACAGGCTCAGGGCCACACCGAACAAGTCAGCGTGGGCAGTCCCTGA
- a CDS encoding pyridoxamine 5'-phosphate oxidase family protein has protein sequence MATPQQQPQAETLTEDECWRYLESAYIGRLAVINRAVPEIFPVNFVPVDRTILFRTAPGAKLNALLSSTPVAFETDGLGTYSTEVWSVVVKGIPGQVPEGEAPVELADPDRQPWLPGPKDHLIRITPTEVTGRRFPVHSRTRWWPPLDFSSDWT, from the coding sequence ATGGCCACCCCACAGCAGCAGCCGCAAGCAGAGACCCTCACCGAGGACGAGTGCTGGCGATACCTGGAGTCCGCGTACATTGGCAGGCTGGCGGTGATCAACCGGGCGGTTCCGGAGATCTTCCCGGTCAATTTCGTGCCCGTGGACCGCACCATCCTGTTCCGCACGGCCCCCGGCGCGAAGCTCAACGCCCTGCTCAGCAGCACGCCTGTCGCCTTCGAAACGGATGGGCTGGGCACCTACAGCACCGAGGTGTGGAGCGTGGTGGTCAAGGGCATCCCCGGTCAGGTACCGGAGGGCGAGGCGCCCGTTGAGCTGGCCGACCCGGACCGCCAACCGTGGCTGCCGGGACCCAAAGACCACCTGATCCGCATCACTCCCACCGAAGTCACCGGCCGCAGGTTCCCCGTGCACTCACGGACCCGCTGGTGGCCGCCGCTCGACTTCTCCTCGGACTGGACCTGA
- a CDS encoding ABC transporter ATP-binding protein: MSAFPTSAPLDLVDVTLEYPDGTGTTTALDRVSLTAHAGQLVSLVGPSGSGKSSLLATAATLVRPTRGQVLIDGTDTTGLKDKELTALRRSKIGIIFQQPNLLPSLTAAEQLIITDHLRGKPARAARERAAGLLDVVGLSASAGKLPHQLSGGQRQRVNIARALMGSPKVLLVDEPTAALDHERSEAIVRLLRRVTTEFSVATVMVTHDTEFLPLTDAVATMRDGWLAAPVLASA; encoded by the coding sequence ATGTCTGCTTTCCCTACCTCCGCACCCCTGGACCTGGTTGACGTGACCCTCGAATACCCGGACGGCACCGGAACCACCACCGCCCTGGACCGGGTCAGCCTCACCGCGCACGCCGGGCAGCTGGTGTCACTCGTGGGCCCCTCGGGCTCCGGTAAATCCAGCCTCCTGGCCACCGCCGCCACCCTGGTCCGGCCCACCCGCGGGCAGGTTCTTATCGACGGCACGGACACCACCGGGCTCAAAGATAAGGAGCTGACGGCGCTGCGGCGCAGCAAGATCGGCATCATTTTCCAGCAGCCCAACCTGCTCCCCTCCCTGACCGCCGCGGAGCAGCTGATCATCACCGACCACCTGCGCGGCAAGCCAGCCCGGGCAGCCCGGGAGAGGGCCGCCGGACTGCTGGACGTCGTCGGGCTCTCCGCGAGCGCCGGGAAGCTGCCGCACCAGCTCTCCGGCGGCCAGCGCCAGCGCGTCAACATCGCCCGCGCGCTGATGGGCAGCCCCAAGGTGCTGCTGGTGGATGAGCCGACGGCGGCGCTGGACCATGAGCGCAGCGAGGCCATTGTCCGGCTGCTTCGCCGGGTCACCACGGAATTCTCGGTGGCCACGGTGATGGTCACGCACGATACCGAGTTCCTGCCGCTGACGGACGCCGTGGCCACCATGCGGGACGGATGGCTGGCGGCACCGGTCCTGGCCAGCGCCTGA
- a CDS encoding SdpA family antimicrobial peptide system protein, with product MFAVSPNSVFHPPGMAGVKEGVSKVIPQGWGFFTKSPRDPFLLVYSGKEEARELLQMPTVKAENYFGLSRYGRAQPVELANIVNTIEPDTWSKCGPTTQGCLEIDSPAVEVRNEKHAPTLCGSLTVVEVVPTPWAYRDLTDARYQADRVLRIEARCI from the coding sequence ATGTTCGCTGTCTCACCCAACTCGGTATTTCATCCGCCCGGAATGGCCGGGGTTAAAGAAGGTGTCTCCAAAGTTATTCCGCAGGGTTGGGGGTTCTTCACCAAGTCCCCCCGAGATCCGTTTTTGCTGGTTTACTCCGGAAAGGAGGAGGCCCGGGAACTCCTGCAGATGCCAACCGTGAAGGCGGAAAACTACTTCGGCCTTAGTAGATATGGTCGCGCACAGCCTGTAGAGCTGGCGAACATTGTCAACACCATAGAGCCCGATACGTGGTCGAAATGTGGCCCTACGACTCAAGGTTGCTTGGAGATAGATTCTCCAGCCGTCGAAGTCCGCAACGAAAAACACGCGCCGACGCTGTGCGGTTCCCTGACCGTCGTAGAGGTAGTGCCCACCCCGTGGGCCTATAGGGACCTTACTGATGCCAGGTATCAGGCCGATAGGGTACTTCGAATCGAGGCCAGGTGCATCTGA
- a CDS encoding response regulator has protein sequence MTSAGKVRVLLVDDHPVVRAGLRAMLSGFEGIAIAAEASDGRAALKELDRLSALGEPPDVVLMDLQMGQGMDGVTATAEIRKLAAPPPVLILTTYDTDADILAAVEAGASGYMLKDAPPEQLRQAVLQAAAGGTVLAPRAAALLMDRISNPGTSLTPREVQLLELLATGLSNRAIAKQVFISEATVKTHLVHIYGKLGVDNRTAAIAAATQRRIIRPPGGNG, from the coding sequence GTGACGTCCGCGGGCAAGGTCCGGGTCCTGCTGGTGGACGACCATCCCGTGGTCCGGGCCGGGCTGCGGGCAATGCTGTCGGGCTTCGAGGGGATCGCCATAGCCGCCGAGGCGTCCGACGGGCGGGCTGCGTTGAAGGAACTCGACCGGCTGTCCGCGCTGGGGGAGCCGCCGGACGTTGTCCTCATGGACCTTCAGATGGGGCAGGGGATGGACGGGGTCACCGCCACCGCCGAGATCCGGAAGCTGGCTGCCCCGCCGCCGGTGCTGATCCTGACCACGTACGATACCGACGCGGACATCCTCGCGGCTGTGGAGGCCGGCGCGAGCGGCTACATGCTGAAGGACGCTCCGCCCGAACAGCTGCGGCAGGCCGTCCTGCAGGCTGCGGCCGGCGGCACGGTTCTCGCGCCGAGGGCCGCAGCGCTGCTGATGGACCGGATCAGCAACCCCGGCACGTCGCTGACCCCGCGGGAGGTGCAGCTGCTGGAACTGCTGGCCACCGGCCTGTCCAACCGGGCCATCGCCAAGCAGGTCTTTATTTCCGAGGCGACAGTGAAGACGCACCTGGTTCACATCTACGGCAAACTCGGCGTGGACAACCGGACCGCGGCCATCGCTGCCGCCACCCAGCGGAGGATTATCCGGCCGCCCGGCGGGAACGGCTGA
- a CDS encoding sensor histidine kinase, protein MPAAPSTTSPDRTGGSQTRGPLAAVENASSAAILKVLRVTLHAGFAVLLGVALVRILMTGGPLRWLWAGTAVVLAGVYLAGTVLEKRHAEGRASMDPRRFALLWLVLVTGLWAFLLAGSADFAWLAFPIFFLHLHLLPRRAALRTIALMTVAVIASQWAASGAPVPHVAAVVGPALGAIFAVITGLAYAALYREALNQRRAADELRRTREELARSQHEAGVLAERERLAREIHDTLAQGLSSIVLLGRAAEQSLAGGDTTGAASQLDLVQRTAAENLAEARSFVRGLSSPQLEGSTLVDALRRLCAATETGAAAAGLPLRCRVEVDGDPLDLPQPVRVTLLRAAQASLANVREHAGARTAVVTLAFLGTEVTMDIYDDGAGFDPDAAAAAAQGGDGGFGLRSLRERVAALNGSLELESAPGEGTVVAIRLPLEDR, encoded by the coding sequence ATGCCCGCCGCGCCCTCTACGACATCCCCGGACCGAACGGGCGGTAGCCAGACGCGGGGACCGCTGGCCGCCGTGGAGAATGCGTCGTCCGCAGCGATCCTGAAAGTTCTGCGTGTCACCCTCCACGCGGGGTTCGCAGTGCTGCTGGGCGTGGCCCTGGTCCGGATCCTGATGACTGGCGGTCCGCTGCGCTGGCTCTGGGCAGGGACGGCGGTGGTTCTCGCCGGGGTGTACCTGGCCGGAACGGTTCTCGAGAAGCGCCATGCCGAGGGCCGGGCCAGCATGGATCCGCGCCGCTTCGCCCTCCTGTGGCTGGTGCTGGTGACGGGGCTGTGGGCCTTCCTGCTGGCGGGCAGCGCCGACTTCGCCTGGCTGGCGTTCCCCATTTTCTTCCTGCACCTGCACCTGTTGCCCCGGCGCGCGGCGTTGCGGACCATAGCGCTGATGACAGTGGCGGTGATCGCCTCCCAGTGGGCAGCCAGCGGTGCCCCCGTTCCGCACGTTGCCGCCGTCGTGGGGCCCGCACTCGGCGCCATTTTCGCCGTGATCACGGGCCTGGCCTACGCCGCCCTGTACCGCGAGGCGCTGAACCAGCGGCGCGCGGCCGATGAGCTGCGCCGGACCCGCGAGGAGCTGGCCCGGTCCCAGCATGAGGCCGGCGTGCTGGCGGAGCGGGAGCGGCTGGCCCGCGAAATCCACGACACCCTGGCCCAGGGCCTGTCCAGCATCGTGCTGCTGGGCCGGGCGGCCGAACAGTCCCTGGCGGGTGGCGACACCACCGGGGCTGCCTCGCAGCTGGACCTTGTGCAGCGGACGGCGGCGGAGAACCTGGCCGAGGCCCGCAGCTTTGTCCGCGGCCTGTCCTCGCCGCAGCTGGAGGGGAGCACCCTGGTGGATGCACTGCGCAGGCTGTGCGCCGCCACCGAGACCGGCGCCGCAGCGGCCGGGTTGCCGCTGCGCTGCCGGGTGGAGGTGGACGGCGATCCGCTGGACCTGCCCCAGCCGGTCCGCGTCACCCTGCTGCGCGCGGCCCAGGCGAGCCTCGCCAACGTCCGCGAACACGCCGGGGCGCGCACCGCCGTCGTGACCCTGGCCTTCCTGGGCACGGAGGTGACCATGGACATTTACGACGACGGCGCGGGCTTTGATCCGGACGCTGCGGCAGCTGCCGCGCAAGGCGGCGATGGCGGGTTTGGGCTGCGCTCGCTGCGGGAACGCGTGGCCGCCCTGAACGGCTCGCTGGAGCTGGAATCCGCTCCCGGCGAGGGCACCGTGGTGGCCATCCGGCTGCCGCTGGAGGACCGGTGA
- a CDS encoding ABC transporter permease translates to MFLAIRDIRFAKGRFAMMGGVVALITLLLVMLTGLTAGLAEQSTSAIGKLGGAAGSRPVDAVAFGAPGTGTPKASYTESSVTAGQVERWKDQPGVSAAEPLGITQTRLQTADGSGTANVAVFGVPAGSPLAPASVAPGTAVLGASVADALSVKQGDTVGIGGVELAVASVVPDQWYSHTSVVWTDLPQWSRVAHVSDGGQLATVVAVTFADGAHVDETAANAAAGTASESRTGSFQALGSYKSENGSLTLMQAFLYGIAALVIVAFLTVWTIQRTRDIAVLKAMGAPASYILRDAIAQAAIVLVAGAAAGGAVGVAAGTLAAQAAPFLLNAGTTVLPVVGIIALGLAGAALAVRRATRVDALLALGGN, encoded by the coding sequence GTGTTCCTGGCAATCCGCGATATCCGCTTCGCCAAAGGCCGGTTCGCCATGATGGGCGGCGTCGTAGCCCTGATCACTCTGCTGCTGGTGATGCTGACCGGCCTGACGGCTGGCCTGGCCGAGCAGTCCACGTCCGCCATCGGCAAGCTCGGCGGAGCCGCCGGGTCCAGGCCCGTTGACGCCGTCGCATTCGGCGCGCCGGGTACGGGCACCCCCAAGGCTTCGTACACGGAGAGTTCGGTGACCGCCGGGCAGGTGGAGCGATGGAAGGACCAGCCGGGGGTGTCCGCCGCCGAGCCGCTGGGCATCACGCAGACCCGGCTGCAGACCGCTGACGGTTCCGGGACGGCCAACGTGGCTGTTTTCGGGGTCCCGGCCGGCAGCCCGCTGGCGCCTGCTTCGGTGGCACCCGGGACGGCGGTGCTCGGCGCCTCGGTAGCGGACGCGCTCTCCGTGAAGCAGGGCGACACGGTAGGCATTGGCGGTGTGGAACTCGCCGTCGCCTCGGTGGTCCCGGACCAGTGGTATTCGCACACCAGTGTGGTGTGGACGGACCTTCCCCAGTGGTCCAGGGTGGCGCACGTGTCCGACGGCGGGCAGCTGGCCACGGTTGTTGCCGTCACCTTTGCGGACGGTGCCCACGTGGACGAAACGGCGGCCAACGCCGCGGCGGGCACGGCCAGCGAATCCCGCACCGGATCCTTCCAGGCCTTGGGATCGTACAAGAGCGAGAACGGGTCGCTGACCCTCATGCAGGCGTTCCTCTACGGCATCGCCGCGCTGGTGATCGTGGCGTTCCTGACCGTGTGGACCATCCAGCGGACCCGGGACATCGCCGTACTGAAGGCCATGGGGGCGCCGGCGTCCTACATCCTCCGCGACGCCATCGCCCAGGCCGCCATCGTTCTGGTGGCAGGGGCCGCCGCCGGCGGGGCCGTGGGTGTTGCCGCCGGGACGCTGGCCGCGCAGGCCGCCCCGTTCCTGCTGAACGCCGGCACCACGGTGCTTCCCGTCGTCGGGATCATCGCCCTGGGCCTTGCCGGTGCCGCCCTGGCCGTCCGACGCGCCACCCGCGTGGATGCCCTCCTGGCCCTCGGCGGCAACTGA
- a CDS encoding exo-alpha-sialidase → MGQAAGTGALALALLAGTGLPAQAAPIPSNSPTAPPGAFQEANLAADRTASNFFYRIPALSYLGNGVALAAWDGRPGSSADAPNPNSIVQRRSTDGGRTWGPVQVIAAGHVGDAAAPKYGYSDPSYVVDAEAGKVFAFFVYSKDQGFGGSQFGNDDADRSVISSAVIESSDGGLTWSQPRLITDVTKPGTSKTSPAPGDVRSNFASSGEGIQLKYGPHKGRLIQQYAGDIRQADGSNRIQAYSVYSDDHGATWHKGANVGDRMDENKTVELSDGRVLLNSRDNANQGYRKVAVSMDGGATYGPVTQDTELPDPANNGAIARMFPNAAQGTADAKKLIFTNANSKTGRENVSARVSCDDGDTWPGVRTIRSGFSAYSTVTRLDEGRFGVLYEGNYTDNMPFAAFDDAWLNYACAPLSVPAVTTASGATKQVAVTVTNQEAATLSGATATVYTPSGWSATTVPVPDVAPGASATVNVDLTAPANASGPQNLNAAFTTADGRVSQATFTATVPVAPQVGLTITGSAPDRDVAASPYKAGDVLSYTFNVKSTANVTANSVPLSGNFDAGFLPPSAPNCRYNNLAAGASYTCTTAKHTVTAEDLARGYFVPQASFSITASATPSLTRTVAFTGAAVALRDGLVSAAITGSRNDAGRDLATQPYTAGEGFPYKFDVANTSPLVEKVVPTAGNFSPFVPDGPGNCRYSVLPAGQSYTCATPRHTVTADEAAQGFFVPDTSWDVSAAGQTTRTYAVNGGEVDLKVRDARLEGTVAAEWTDNDGDRYASAGDSVTYTYTLGNAGNVPLTGVSAPDTGISEQVLAAGNSLTATRDYVLTAADIAAGKLDAVGFSASADNGTKRAAVSVSGGAIQLNLQPAQPESEPALTVQDFDGQTPPFDLKTQDKYRNGQKVVLEGLDYGQWYYVYLNKRSQRIGWLFPTTANTAEFILPAGIQNGRDDVVVLDKDGKQVSFGRLQVTPKG, encoded by the coding sequence ATGGGGCAGGCTGCGGGCACAGGCGCCCTCGCCCTGGCCCTGCTCGCCGGAACCGGGTTGCCCGCCCAGGCGGCACCCATCCCGTCCAACAGCCCCACCGCTCCTCCCGGTGCTTTCCAGGAAGCCAACCTGGCCGCGGACAGGACCGCCAGTAACTTCTTCTACCGGATTCCGGCATTGTCCTACCTGGGCAACGGCGTGGCCCTCGCGGCCTGGGACGGCAGGCCCGGCAGCTCGGCCGATGCCCCCAACCCCAACTCCATCGTGCAGCGCCGCAGCACCGACGGCGGCCGGACCTGGGGGCCGGTGCAGGTGATTGCCGCCGGGCATGTGGGCGACGCCGCCGCCCCGAAGTACGGCTACAGCGATCCGTCCTACGTTGTGGACGCCGAGGCCGGGAAGGTCTTCGCGTTCTTCGTGTACTCCAAGGACCAGGGGTTCGGCGGCAGCCAGTTCGGCAACGACGACGCGGACCGGTCCGTTATCTCCTCCGCGGTCATTGAGTCCTCCGATGGCGGCCTCACCTGGAGCCAGCCGCGCCTCATCACTGACGTCACCAAGCCGGGCACCAGCAAGACCAGCCCGGCCCCCGGCGATGTCCGCTCCAACTTCGCTTCCTCCGGCGAGGGCATCCAGCTCAAATACGGCCCGCACAAGGGCCGCCTGATCCAGCAGTACGCCGGGGACATCCGCCAGGCGGATGGCAGCAACAGGATCCAGGCCTACAGCGTCTACTCCGATGACCACGGCGCCACGTGGCACAAGGGCGCCAACGTGGGCGACCGGATGGACGAAAACAAGACGGTGGAACTCTCCGACGGGCGCGTGCTGCTCAACTCGCGTGACAACGCCAACCAGGGCTACCGCAAGGTGGCGGTGTCTATGGACGGCGGCGCCACCTACGGCCCCGTCACGCAGGACACCGAACTGCCGGACCCCGCCAACAACGGCGCCATCGCGCGGATGTTCCCCAACGCCGCGCAAGGCACTGCTGATGCCAAGAAGCTCATCTTCACCAACGCCAACTCGAAGACCGGCCGTGAAAACGTCTCCGCACGCGTGTCCTGCGACGACGGCGACACCTGGCCCGGGGTCCGCACCATCCGTTCCGGCTTCTCCGCCTATTCCACCGTGACCCGCCTGGACGAGGGCCGGTTCGGCGTCCTGTACGAGGGCAACTACACGGACAACATGCCGTTCGCCGCCTTCGACGATGCCTGGCTGAACTACGCCTGCGCGCCGCTTTCCGTCCCTGCAGTCACCACCGCGTCCGGCGCCACCAAGCAGGTGGCCGTCACCGTCACCAACCAGGAAGCCGCCACGCTATCCGGCGCCACCGCCACCGTCTACACCCCCAGCGGCTGGTCCGCCACGACGGTCCCCGTGCCCGATGTCGCGCCCGGCGCCTCCGCCACCGTGAACGTTGACCTGACCGCCCCGGCGAACGCGAGCGGTCCGCAGAACCTCAATGCCGCCTTCACGACGGCGGACGGCCGGGTTTCGCAGGCCACCTTTACCGCCACCGTTCCGGTGGCACCGCAGGTGGGCCTCACCATCACCGGGTCCGCGCCGGACCGGGATGTCGCCGCCAGCCCGTACAAGGCCGGTGACGTGCTCAGCTACACCTTCAACGTCAAGAGCACGGCCAACGTCACCGCCAACTCCGTGCCCCTTTCCGGGAACTTCGACGCCGGGTTCCTGCCGCCGTCGGCCCCCAACTGCCGGTACAACAACCTGGCCGCCGGTGCCAGTTATACCTGCACCACGGCTAAGCACACGGTGACGGCCGAGGACCTGGCCCGCGGCTACTTCGTGCCTCAGGCGTCCTTCAGCATCACGGCCAGCGCGACGCCGTCGCTCACCAGGACGGTGGCGTTCACCGGAGCGGCCGTCGCCCTGCGCGACGGCCTGGTTTCTGCCGCCATCACGGGCAGCCGCAACGACGCCGGCCGGGACCTCGCCACCCAGCCCTACACGGCCGGCGAGGGGTTCCCCTACAAATTCGATGTCGCCAACACCAGCCCGCTGGTGGAGAAGGTAGTGCCCACAGCCGGCAACTTCAGCCCGTTCGTACCGGACGGCCCCGGCAACTGCCGCTATAGCGTCCTGCCCGCCGGACAGTCCTACACCTGCGCCACGCCCCGCCACACCGTCACCGCTGATGAGGCAGCCCAGGGTTTCTTCGTCCCCGACACCAGCTGGGACGTCAGCGCCGCCGGCCAAACCACCCGGACCTATGCCGTGAACGGCGGCGAGGTTGACCTCAAGGTCCGCGATGCCCGGCTCGAGGGCACTGTTGCGGCTGAGTGGACAGACAACGACGGCGACCGGTACGCCTCCGCGGGCGACTCCGTCACGTACACCTATACGCTGGGCAACGCCGGCAACGTGCCCCTGACCGGGGTATCCGCCCCGGACACGGGCATCAGCGAACAGGTCCTCGCTGCCGGGAACAGCCTGACGGCCACCCGGGACTACGTGCTGACAGCGGCGGACATCGCTGCCGGGAAGCTGGACGCAGTAGGTTTCAGTGCTTCCGCGGACAACGGCACCAAACGCGCCGCCGTTTCCGTGAGCGGCGGCGCAATCCAGCTCAACCTGCAGCCCGCCCAGCCGGAGTCCGAACCCGCGCTGACGGTCCAGGACTTCGATGGCCAGACGCCGCCGTTCGACCTGAAGACGCAGGACAAGTACCGGAACGGCCAGAAGGTGGTGCTCGAGGGGCTCGACTACGGGCAGTGGTACTACGTCTACCTCAACAAGCGCAGCCAGCGGATCGGCTGGCTCTTCCCCACCACCGCCAACACCGCGGAGTTCATCCTCCCGGCCGGGATCCAGAACGGCCGCGATGATGTGGTGGTCCTGGACAAGGACGGCAAGCAGGTCTCCTTCGGCCGGCTGCAGGTGACCCCCAAGGGTTAG